In Mycobacterium sp. 050128, one genomic interval encodes:
- a CDS encoding transglycosylase family protein, which produces MTVLRRLHQTPSPMLRLVVSGLLLVLALAGGFAVSVSKTVTLTVDGIAMRVTTMKSKVIDIVEENGYVVDQRDDLYPAADVQIHNADKITLRRSRPLQISLDGSDTKQVWTTASTVDEALAQLAMTDTAPAAASRASRVPLAGMALPVVSAKSVQINDGGNVRMVHLPAPNVAGLLNAAGVPLQDSDQVVPAATAPIVDGMQIQVTRNRIEKVTERVPLAPNARKVEDPDMNMSRQVVEDPGSPGTQDVTYAVATVNGVETGRLPIANIVIAPARDSVVRVGTKPGTEVPPVTDGSIWDAIAGCEAGGNWAINTGNGYYGGVQFDQSTWERNGGLRFAPRADLASRDEQITVAEVTRERQGWGAWPVCSGRAGAR; this is translated from the coding sequence TTGACTGTACTGAGAAGGCTTCATCAGACCCCATCGCCGATGTTGCGGCTCGTCGTATCAGGGCTGCTTTTAGTACTCGCACTGGCCGGCGGTTTCGCGGTCTCGGTGTCCAAGACGGTGACGTTGACCGTCGACGGCATCGCGATGCGGGTGACGACGATGAAGTCGAAAGTGATCGACATCGTCGAAGAGAACGGCTACGTCGTCGACCAACGCGACGACCTGTACCCCGCCGCCGACGTGCAGATTCACAACGCGGACAAGATCACCCTGCGCCGCAGCCGGCCACTGCAGATCTCGCTGGACGGCAGCGACACCAAGCAGGTGTGGACGACGGCCTCCACCGTCGACGAGGCGCTGGCCCAGCTCGCGATGACCGACACCGCCCCGGCAGCCGCCTCGCGCGCCAGCCGAGTTCCGCTGGCCGGCATGGCCCTGCCGGTCGTCAGCGCCAAGAGCGTCCAGATCAACGACGGCGGCAACGTCCGCATGGTGCACCTGCCGGCGCCGAACGTCGCGGGATTGCTGAATGCGGCGGGCGTGCCGCTGCAAGACAGCGACCAGGTGGTGCCCGCCGCGACGGCGCCGATCGTCGACGGCATGCAGATCCAGGTGACGCGTAACCGCATCGAGAAGGTCACCGAGCGAGTCCCGTTGGCGCCCAACGCACGCAAGGTCGAAGACCCCGACATGAACATGAGCCGCCAGGTTGTCGAGGACCCGGGTAGCCCGGGCACCCAAGACGTGACCTACGCGGTGGCCACGGTCAACGGCGTCGAGACCGGCCGGCTGCCGATCGCCAACATCGTGATTGCGCCGGCCCGCGACTCGGTGGTGCGGGTGGGCACCAAGCCCGGCACCGAGGTGCCGCCGGTGACCGATGGATCCATCTGGGATGCCATCGCCGGCTGCGAGGCCGGCGGAAACTGGGCGATCAACACCGGTAACGGCTATTACGGCGGCGTGCAGTTCGATCAAAGTACCTGGGAACGCAACGGCGGGCTGCGGTTTGCCCCGCGGGCCGACCTCGCCAGCCGCGACGAGCAGATCACGGTCGCCGAGGTGACCAGGGAGCGCCAGGGCTGGGGCGCGTGGCCGGTGTGCAGCGGAAGAGCCGGTGCGCGCTGA
- the rsmA gene encoding 16S rRNA (adenine(1518)-N(6)/adenine(1519)-N(6))-dimethyltransferase RsmA, whose translation MAGVQRKSRCALTIQLLGRTDIRRLAKELEFRPRKSLGQNFVHDANTVRRIVSTSGIGRADHVLEVGPGLGSLTLALLDRGATVTAVEIDPALAERLPQTVGQHSHSEIQRLTVLNRDVLNLRRDELAPSPTGPTALVANLPYNVAVPALLHLLAEFPTIATVTVMVQAEVAERLAAEPGGKEYGVPSVKVRFFGRVRRCGTVSPTVFWPVPRVYSGLVRIDRYDSAPWPTDDAFRRQVFELVDIAFAQRRKTSRNAFSEWAGSGNESANRLLAASIDPARRGETLSIDDFVRLLRRSGDPAHPQAFGS comes from the coding sequence GTGGCCGGTGTGCAGCGGAAGAGCCGGTGCGCGCTGACAATCCAGCTGCTCGGACGAACCGATATCAGGCGGCTGGCCAAAGAACTTGAGTTTCGGCCACGAAAATCGTTGGGCCAGAACTTTGTCCACGACGCCAATACGGTCCGGCGGATAGTTTCGACCTCCGGAATCGGTCGAGCCGACCACGTCCTGGAGGTCGGCCCGGGTCTCGGCTCGCTCACACTGGCGCTGCTCGACCGCGGTGCCACTGTCACCGCCGTCGAAATCGACCCGGCGCTCGCCGAGCGGCTGCCGCAGACCGTCGGCCAGCACTCACACAGCGAGATCCAACGGCTCACGGTGCTCAACCGCGACGTGTTGAACCTGCGGCGCGACGAGCTGGCCCCAAGCCCGACAGGCCCAACAGCCTTAGTCGCGAATCTGCCCTACAACGTCGCGGTCCCGGCGTTGCTGCATCTGCTCGCCGAATTCCCGACCATTGCGACCGTCACCGTGATGGTGCAGGCCGAGGTCGCCGAGCGGCTGGCCGCCGAGCCGGGCGGCAAGGAGTACGGCGTGCCCAGCGTCAAGGTGCGCTTCTTCGGGCGGGTTCGCCGGTGCGGCACGGTGTCGCCGACCGTGTTCTGGCCGGTGCCCCGCGTCTACTCCGGACTGGTCCGCATCGACCGGTACGACAGCGCGCCGTGGCCCACCGACGACGCCTTCCGGCGCCAGGTATTCGAGTTGGTCGACATCGCCTTCGCGCAACGGCGCAAGACGTCTCGCAACGCGTTCTCGGAGTGGGCGGGCTCGGGCAATGAATCGGCAAATCGCTTGCTGGCGGCCAGCATTGATCCCGCCCGCCGCGGCGAGACGCTGTCCATCGACGACTTCGTCCGGCTGCTGCGCCGGTCCGGCGACCCCGCGCACCCGCAGGCTTTCGGCAGCTGA
- a CDS encoding 4-(cytidine 5'-diphospho)-2-C-methyl-D-erythritol kinase, whose protein sequence is MSDGSTAAQWVPTGSVTVRVPGKVNLYLGVGDRRDDGYHELTTVFHAVSLLDELTVRNADVLSLELVGEGADKLPTDERNLAWQAAELMAEHVGRAPDVSIMIDKSIPVAGGMAGGSADAAAVLVAMNSLWELNVPRRDLRMLAAQLGSDVPFALHGGTALGTGRGEELATVLSRNTFHWVLAFAHGELLTRKVFGELDRLRETADTPRLAEPGPVLAALAAGDPEQLAPLLGNELQAAAVSLNPALRRTLRAGAEAGALAGIVSGSGPTCAFLCTSAVSAVDVGTHLSGAGVCRTVRVASGPVPGARVVPTPMTDD, encoded by the coding sequence ATGTCTGACGGCAGCACCGCGGCGCAGTGGGTGCCCACCGGGTCCGTCACCGTCCGCGTGCCCGGAAAGGTCAACCTGTACCTCGGGGTCGGCGATCGGCGCGATGACGGGTATCACGAGCTGACGACCGTGTTTCACGCCGTCTCGCTGCTCGACGAGCTGACCGTGCGCAATGCCGACGTCTTGTCACTCGAGCTGGTCGGCGAGGGTGCCGACAAGCTGCCCACCGACGAACGCAACCTGGCCTGGCAGGCGGCCGAGCTGATGGCCGAACACGTCGGCCGCGCGCCCGACGTCTCGATCATGATCGACAAATCCATCCCGGTGGCCGGCGGTATGGCGGGCGGCAGCGCCGATGCGGCGGCGGTGCTGGTCGCGATGAACTCGCTGTGGGAGCTCAACGTGCCGCGCCGCGATCTGCGCATGCTGGCCGCGCAGCTGGGCAGCGACGTGCCGTTCGCCCTGCACGGTGGCACCGCGTTGGGCACCGGGCGCGGTGAGGAGCTGGCCACGGTGCTTTCCCGCAACACCTTCCACTGGGTGCTGGCCTTCGCCCACGGCGAGCTGCTCACGCGAAAGGTGTTCGGCGAGCTTGACCGGCTCCGGGAAACCGCGGACACGCCGCGGCTCGCCGAGCCCGGGCCGGTGCTGGCCGCGTTGGCCGCCGGCGATCCCGAGCAGCTGGCGCCGCTGCTGGGCAATGAATTGCAGGCGGCCGCGGTCAGCCTGAATCCCGCGCTGCGGCGCACGCTGCGCGCCGGTGCAGAGGCGGGGGCGCTGGCCGGCATCGTGTCCGGCTCGGGCCCGACGTGCGCATTCCTGTGCACCTCGGCGGTCTCGGCGGTTGACGTCGGCACGCACCTGTCCGGTGCCGGGGTGTGCCGCACGGTGCGCGTCGCCAGCGGTCCGGTACCGGGCGCCCGTGTGGTCCCGACACCGATGACCGACGACTGA
- a CDS encoding fatty acyl-AMP ligase: protein MSRFTEKMFHNARVSKKGMVTGEPHEPVRHTWGEVHERARCIAGGLAAAGIGLGDAVGVLAGYPVEIAPTAQGLWMRGASLTMLHQPTPRTDLAVWAEDTMNVIGMIEAQVVIVSEPFLVAIPVLEAKGIKVLTVTDLLASEPIDPVEVGEDDLALMQLTSGSTGSPKAVQITHRNIYSNAEAMFIGAQYDIDKDVMVSWLPCFHDMGMVGFLTIPMYFGAELVKVTPMDFLRDALLWAKLIDKYQGTMTAAPNFAYALLAKRLRRNAKPGEFDLSTLRFALSGAEPVEPADVEDLLDAGKPFGLRSSAILPAYGMAETTLAVSFSECNAGLVVDEVDTDLLAALRRAVPATKGNTRRLATLGPLLKDLEARIIDEQGNVMAPRGVGVIELRGESLTPGYLTMGGFISAQDEHGWYDTGDLGYITEEGHIVVCGRVKDVIIMAGRNVYPTDIERAACRVDGVRPGCAVAVRLDAGHSRESFAVAVESNAFQDPAEVRRMEHEVAREVLKEVDMRPRNVVVLGPGTIPKTPSGKLRRSTSVTLVTTR from the coding sequence GTGAGCAGGTTTACCGAGAAGATGTTCCACAACGCGCGCGTCTCGAAGAAGGGCATGGTCACCGGTGAACCCCACGAGCCTGTTCGCCACACCTGGGGCGAGGTCCACGAGCGCGCGCGTTGTATCGCGGGCGGCCTGGCCGCCGCGGGCATCGGCCTCGGTGACGCCGTCGGCGTGCTCGCCGGCTATCCGGTAGAGATCGCCCCCACCGCACAGGGCTTGTGGATGCGCGGTGCCAGCCTGACCATGCTCCACCAGCCCACCCCGCGCACGGATCTGGCCGTGTGGGCCGAGGACACGATGAACGTCATCGGCATGATCGAGGCGCAGGTCGTGATCGTCTCCGAGCCCTTCCTGGTCGCGATTCCGGTGCTGGAAGCGAAGGGCATCAAGGTCCTCACCGTCACCGACCTGCTGGCGTCCGAGCCGATCGACCCCGTCGAGGTGGGCGAGGACGACCTGGCGCTGATGCAGCTGACGTCGGGTTCGACCGGCTCGCCGAAGGCCGTCCAGATCACGCACCGCAACATTTACTCCAACGCCGAGGCGATGTTCATCGGCGCGCAGTACGACATCGACAAAGACGTGATGGTCAGCTGGCTGCCCTGCTTCCACGACATGGGCATGGTCGGCTTCCTCACCATTCCGATGTACTTCGGCGCGGAGCTGGTCAAGGTCACGCCGATGGACTTCCTGCGCGACGCGCTGCTGTGGGCCAAGCTGATCGACAAGTACCAGGGCACCATGACCGCGGCGCCCAACTTCGCCTACGCGCTGCTGGCCAAGCGGTTGCGTCGCAATGCCAAGCCCGGTGAGTTCGACCTGTCGACCCTGCGCTTCGCGCTGTCGGGCGCCGAGCCCGTCGAGCCCGCCGATGTCGAGGATCTGCTCGACGCGGGCAAGCCGTTCGGCCTGCGGTCCTCGGCGATCCTGCCGGCTTACGGTATGGCCGAGACGACGCTGGCGGTGTCGTTCTCGGAGTGCAACGCCGGCCTCGTCGTCGACGAGGTCGACACCGACCTGCTGGCCGCCCTGCGCCGGGCCGTGCCCGCCACCAAGGGCAACACCCGCCGGCTGGCGACGCTCGGTCCACTGCTCAAGGATCTTGAGGCCCGCATCATCGACGAGCAGGGCAACGTGATGGCCCCGCGCGGCGTCGGCGTGATCGAGCTGCGCGGCGAGTCGCTGACCCCGGGCTACCTGACCATGGGCGGCTTCATCTCCGCCCAGGACGAGCACGGCTGGTACGACACCGGAGACCTCGGCTACATCACCGAAGAAGGCCACATCGTGGTCTGCGGCCGCGTCAAGGACGTCATCATCATGGCCGGCCGTAACGTCTACCCGACCGACATCGAGCGGGCCGCCTGCCGCGTCGACGGTGTCCGCCCGGGCTGCGCCGTGGCGGTTCGCCTGGACGCCGGCCACTCACGCGAGTCGTTCGCCGTCGCGGTCGAGTCCAACGCGTTCCAGGACCCGGCCGAGGTGCGCCGGATGGAACACGAGGTCGCCCGCGAGGTGCTCAAAGAGGTCGACATGCGGCCCCGCAACGTCGTGGTGCTCGGTCCGGGCACCATCCCGAAGACGCCGTCGGGCAAGCTGCGCCGGTCCACCTCCGTCACGCTGGTCACCACCAGGTAG
- the pth gene encoding aminoacyl-tRNA hydrolase, with product MADPLLVVGLGNPGDNYARTRHNLGFMVADLLAARLGSKFKLHKRSGAEVVSGRLAGHSVLLAKPRCYMNESGRQVGPLAKFYSVPPADIIVVHDELDLDFGRIRLKLGGGEGGHNGLRSVASALGTKDFQRVRIGIGRPPGRKDPAAFVLENFTAGERPEVPTICEQAADATELLIELGLEAAQNRVHAW from the coding sequence GTGGCCGATCCTCTTTTGGTGGTCGGCCTGGGCAATCCCGGAGACAACTACGCCCGCACCCGGCACAACCTCGGGTTCATGGTCGCCGACCTACTCGCCGCGCGACTGGGCTCAAAGTTCAAGCTGCACAAGCGCTCCGGCGCCGAAGTGGTCAGCGGTCGGCTCGCCGGGCACTCGGTGCTGCTGGCCAAGCCGCGCTGCTACATGAACGAGTCCGGCCGCCAGGTCGGCCCGCTGGCCAAGTTCTACTCCGTGCCGCCGGCCGACATCATCGTCGTCCACGACGAACTTGACCTCGACTTCGGTCGCATCCGGCTCAAGCTCGGCGGCGGCGAAGGCGGCCACAACGGGCTGCGTTCGGTGGCCTCGGCGTTGGGCACCAAGGACTTTCAGCGGGTGCGCATCGGGATCGGGCGTCCGCCCGGACGCAAGGATCCGGCGGCGTTCGTGCTGGAGAATTTCACCGCCGGCGAGCGGCCCGAAGTCCCGACGATCTGCGAGCAGGCCGCCGACGCCACCGAGTTGCTGATCGAACTGGGGTTAGAGGCCGCGCAGAACCGCGTGCACGCCTGGTAA
- a CDS encoding 50S ribosomal protein L25/general stress protein Ctc, which produces MAKSAVNQLTATVRTETGKGASRRARRDGKIPAVLYGHGADPQHLELPGRDFAAVLRHSGTNAVLTLNIAGKEQFALTKVLDIHPIRRTIQHADLLVVRRGEKVNVEVNVVIEGEAGPDTLVTQETNTIEIEAEALSIPEQLTVSVQDAPPGTQFTAGQITLPSGVNLVSDPEMLVVNVVNAPTAADLEEEGSGDTGEAAAAAEEEAGEGDTSDQESE; this is translated from the coding sequence ATGGCGAAGTCCGCAGTCAACCAACTCACGGCCACGGTGCGAACCGAGACGGGCAAGGGCGCGTCGCGGCGGGCCCGCCGCGACGGCAAGATTCCCGCCGTCCTCTACGGCCACGGCGCCGACCCCCAGCACCTGGAATTGCCCGGGCGTGACTTCGCGGCCGTGCTGCGGCACTCCGGCACCAACGCGGTGCTGACTCTCAACATCGCCGGCAAGGAACAGTTTGCGTTGACCAAGGTGCTCGACATCCACCCGATCCGCCGCACCATTCAGCACGCCGACCTGCTGGTCGTGCGTCGCGGCGAGAAGGTCAACGTCGAGGTCAACGTCGTGATCGAGGGCGAGGCCGGACCGGACACCCTGGTCACCCAGGAGACCAACACCATCGAGATCGAGGCCGAGGCCCTGTCGATTCCCGAGCAGTTGACCGTGTCGGTCCAAGACGCCCCGCCCGGCACGCAGTTCACCGCCGGACAGATCACACTGCCCTCGGGCGTCAACCTGGTCTCCGACCCGGAGATGCTGGTGGTCAACGTCGTGAACGCGCCTACCGCCGCCGATCTCGAGGAAGAGGGCTCGGGCGACACCGGCGAGGCCGCCGCAGCCGCCGAGGAAGAGGCGGGCGAGGGCGACACCTCCGACCAAGAGTCCGAGTAG
- a CDS encoding oxidoreductase: MTDWTAADLPSFAGRTVIVTGANSGLGAITARELARVGATVIMAVRDPRKGEKAARDMRGQVEVRQLDLQALTSIHLFAEGLDKADVLINNAGIMAAPFALTADGFESQMGTNHFGHFALTNLLLPKLTDRVVTLTSMAHWPGRIDFDDINWKNRRYSPWLAYSQSKLANLLFTSELQRRLKLAGSPLRSLAAHPGYSHTNLQGATGRKLGDAMMSAVTRVVATSPEFGAQQTLYAASQDLPGDTFIGPKFGWIGRTQPVSRSRHAQDPTTATALWDLSEQLTGIKFPL; encoded by the coding sequence ATGACCGACTGGACCGCCGCCGATCTGCCGTCATTCGCCGGGCGCACCGTGATTGTCACCGGCGCCAACAGTGGGCTGGGTGCCATCACCGCACGTGAGCTGGCCCGAGTCGGCGCGACGGTCATCATGGCCGTCCGCGACCCACGCAAGGGTGAGAAGGCCGCTCGCGACATGCGCGGCCAGGTCGAGGTGCGGCAACTCGATCTGCAGGCCCTGACGTCGATCCACCTGTTCGCCGAGGGCCTCGACAAGGCCGACGTGCTGATCAACAACGCCGGCATCATGGCTGCCCCGTTCGCCCTGACCGCTGACGGCTTCGAGAGCCAGATGGGCACAAACCACTTCGGTCATTTCGCGCTGACCAACCTGTTGCTCCCCAAGCTGACCGACCGGGTGGTGACGCTGACATCGATGGCGCACTGGCCCGGCCGGATCGACTTCGACGACATCAACTGGAAGAACCGGCGCTATTCGCCCTGGCTGGCCTACAGCCAATCGAAGCTGGCCAACCTGCTGTTCACCAGTGAGCTGCAGCGCCGGCTCAAGCTGGCCGGTTCACCGCTGCGCTCCCTGGCGGCCCATCCCGGTTACTCGCACACCAACTTGCAGGGCGCCACGGGCCGCAAGCTGGGCGACGCGATGATGTCGGCAGTGACCCGGGTGGTTGCCACCAGCCCCGAGTTCGGCGCGCAGCAAACGCTGTACGCCGCGTCGCAGGACCTGCCCGGCGACACGTTCATCGGCCCTAAGTTCGGCTGGATCGGCCGAACCCAACCCGTCAGCCGCAGCCGGCATGCTCAGGATCCGACCACCGCGACCGCGCTCTGGGACCTATCCGAGCAGCTCACCGGCATCAAATTTCCGCTCTGA